In the Candidatus Omnitrophota bacterium genome, one interval contains:
- a CDS encoding GGDEF domain-containing protein: MLFWTVIAIGEVIFLIEAIVFLVWFRSQANKKRENLSKQVASLEASEFQIRTKLDNLESILAERFLFYDMTRRLAPLLDKKELFANFLQELSYLGPIETMELSTEIMPEEYLRFELGKGVREVLYLKTSSKKVAEYASYFVKILRLCLERIRLYDRLQQLSIYDSLTKIYNRRHFMQRFQEEFERAKKFKHNLAFLMIDIDHFKKVNDTYGHLVGDVILREVARLIKKSTRGIDLVARFGGEEFSVVLPETDKGGAIMLAERINQHINRAPISAFDEKIITKVSVGVASYPENAVNSDILLEVADKALYKAKISGRNRVSWF, encoded by the coding sequence GTGTTATTCTGGACAGTAATAGCTATTGGGGAAGTAATTTTTTTAATCGAGGCTATTGTTTTTTTAGTTTGGTTCCGTAGTCAGGCTAACAAGAAGCGAGAAAATCTGTCTAAACAGGTTGCAAGTTTAGAAGCATCCGAATTCCAAATAAGAACAAAACTTGATAACTTGGAATCTATTCTTGCTGAGCGTTTTCTTTTTTATGATATGACCCGCCGGCTCGCTCCTTTACTTGATAAAAAAGAGCTTTTTGCTAATTTTTTGCAAGAGTTAAGCTATCTTGGTCCGATTGAGACAATGGAATTGTCGACAGAAATAATGCCCGAGGAGTACTTGAGGTTTGAACTAGGCAAGGGGGTTAGGGAGGTATTGTATTTAAAGACAAGCTCAAAGAAGGTTGCTGAATATGCTTCTTACTTTGTAAAGATATTGCGTTTATGTCTTGAGCGTATTCGTCTTTATGATCGATTACAGCAGCTGTCTATTTACGATTCTTTAACTAAGATTTATAATCGTCGCCATTTCATGCAAAGATTTCAAGAGGAATTTGAACGGGCTAAAAAGTTTAAGCATAATTTGGCATTCCTAATGATTGATATTGATCATTTTAAAAAAGTTAATGATACCTATGGTCATTTAGTCGGTGACGTAATCTTAAGAGAGGTTGCTCGTTTGATTAAAAAGAGTACAAGAGGAATAGACTTAGTAGCTCGTTTTGGCGGAGAGGAGTTCTCGGTAGTTTTGCCGGAGACCGACAAAGGCGGCGCAATTATGCTGGCCGAGCGTATTAATCAACATATTAATCGAGCACCAATTAGTGCTTTTGACGAAAAAATTATAACAAAGGTAAGCGTTGGGGTTGCCTCTTACCCTGAGAATGCGGTTAATTCTGATATTCTTCTTGAAGTTGCTGATAAGGCTCTTTATAAGGCTAAAATTTCCGGTCGCAATCGGGTTTCTTGGTTTTAG
- a CDS encoding DUF6485 family protein, whose translation MSCENKKKNTDFCSCSYPGCPRKGVCCECLQYHLANNEIPGCLFPPEAEKTYNRSRDYFISICKDK comes from the coding sequence ATGTCTTGCGAAAACAAGAAAAAAAACACTGATTTTTGTAGTTGCAGTTATCCTGGTTGTCCGCGAAAAGGGGTTTGTTGTGAGTGTCTGCAGTATCATTTAGCTAATAATGAAATTCCCGGATGTCTTTTCCCGCCTGAGGCTGAAAAAACCTACAATCGTTCGAGAGACTATTTTATTTCTATTTGTAAGGATAAATAA
- a CDS encoding NYN domain-containing protein, whose protein sequence is MLVYIIDGYNLTHRVKSLKSSSTPQKDLVHYIEKNRLTGSKNNKVIIVFDGGLEIDVRQQSGSFNVFGSGEVSADDVIRRKVSTIRTKGEVVVVTDDRALRDSVRGPKVKLCRIADFIKLKSKDVPEADKDINYTLQHEITEEMRKIWLDE, encoded by the coding sequence ATGTTAGTGTATATCATCGATGGCTACAATCTCACTCACCGAGTAAAAAGTCTTAAGAGTTCCAGTACTCCTCAGAAGGATCTCGTTCATTATATTGAAAAAAATCGTCTTACCGGAAGCAAAAACAACAAAGTAATAATTGTCTTTGATGGTGGCTTAGAAATAGATGTCAGACAACAATCAGGTTCTTTTAATGTTTTTGGTAGTGGTGAAGTTAGCGCTGACGATGTAATAAGAAGAAAGGTTTCGACAATAAGGACTAAAGGCGAAGTGGTGGTAGTAACTGATGATAGAGCTTTGAGGGATTCGGTTCGGGGGCCTAAAGTAAAACTCTGCCGAATAGCCGATTTTATTAAACTTAAGTCAAAAGATGTTCCAGAAGCTGATAAGGATATAAATTATACCTTGCAACATGAAATCACTGAGGAAATGAGAAAGATTTGGCTTGATGAATAA
- a CDS encoding aspartate 1-decarboxylase, translating into MMRTMLKSKVSYAVLTDLQLYYKGSITVDQAIMEAANLKEGEQVDVLNVNTGGRLQTYVIKGEKNSGTICLNGPAARLGFKGDKIIIISYAAYSEEELKGFKSQYVELDEQNKIKNTYLA; encoded by the coding sequence ATGATGAGGACAATGCTTAAATCAAAAGTTAGCTATGCAGTTTTAACTGATTTGCAGCTTTATTACAAAGGGAGTATAACTGTTGATCAGGCGATAATGGAAGCTGCCAATTTAAAGGAAGGCGAGCAGGTCGATGTCTTAAATGTGAACACCGGCGGACGTCTGCAGACTTATGTAATTAAGGGTGAAAAAAACAGCGGTACGATTTGTTTGAATGGGCCGGCGGCACGTTTGGGATTTAAAGGCGACAAAATTATAATTATTTCGTATGCGGCCTATTCTGAAGAAGAGTTAAAAGGCTTTAAATCACAGTACGTGGAGTTAGATGAGCAAAACAAAATTAAGAATACATACCTGGCCTGA
- the def gene encoding peptide deformylase yields the protein MSKTKLRIHTWPEKILRKKCKKIKVVDDSIRSQLSEMLTLMRVTDGFGLAGNQAGLDASLIVVGIEDSVFKLVNPKIIKREGSISFPEGCLSFPGLEMEVKRDNKILISALNENGKKVEIEVEGVLSVIFQHEIDHIEGKVFIDRVSFLKRLQIAPKLAAITRRTRNVLRKQEKKH from the coding sequence ATGAGCAAAACAAAATTAAGAATACATACCTGGCCTGAGAAGATTTTACGCAAGAAGTGCAAAAAAATTAAGGTGGTTGACGATTCGATACGTTCCCAGCTTTCGGAGATGTTGACCTTAATGCGGGTGACTGATGGCTTTGGTTTAGCCGGAAATCAGGCGGGCTTAGACGCTTCTTTAATCGTGGTTGGGATTGAGGATAGCGTATTTAAGCTGGTTAATCCTAAAATTATAAAGCGGGAAGGGTCGATATCTTTCCCTGAGGGATGCTTAAGTTTTCCTGGCTTAGAGATGGAGGTTAAGAGGGATAATAAAATTTTGATTTCTGCCTTGAATGAGAACGGCAAGAAAGTCGAGATTGAAGTCGAAGGGGTGCTTTCAGTTATTTTTCAGCATGAAATTGACCATATCGAGGGAAAAGTTTTTATTGATCGAGTTTCTTTTTTGAAAAGATTGCAGATTGCTCCCAAGCTAGCAGCGATTACCAGGAGGACAAGAAATGTCTTGCGAAAACAAGAAAAAAAACACTGA
- a CDS encoding acetate kinase, translating into MKILVINCGSSSIKYKLYTKGSDRPLAKGLIEKIGEKGSSVKNHSQGIKNLVSDILESKIISSLDEIKVIGHRVVHGAETFRQPHLIDSRVIKKIKQCSSLAPLHNPANLAGIFGCRKLFPQIPQVAVFDTAFHQSISKIAYTYAINNSYYKKHKVRKYGFHGSSHQFVANQAAKLLKRRLSKLKLITCHLGNGCSIAAIDKGKCVDTSMGFTPLEGLVMGTRSGDIDVAAVFYIMKKEKLSVSEMDRILNKESGLLGVSGISNDFRLIQKAMVRGSKSAKLAYQVFVHRIKKYIGAYLFILGGADAICLTGGIGENSQRVIDGLRRDVSKFLRKKTEVLVIPTDEELMIAHLALETVKPKLKKRKKK; encoded by the coding sequence ATGAAAATATTGGTCATAAATTGTGGTAGCTCATCAATAAAGTATAAGCTTTACACTAAAGGCAGCGATCGGCCGTTAGCTAAAGGTCTTATTGAAAAAATAGGTGAAAAAGGTTCAAGCGTAAAAAATCATAGCCAGGGGATTAAGAATCTTGTTTCGGATATTCTTGAGAGCAAAATTATTAGCAGTCTAGACGAGATTAAGGTAATTGGCCATAGGGTTGTTCACGGGGCAGAGACTTTTAGGCAGCCTCATTTGATTGATTCAAGAGTAATTAAAAAAATTAAGCAGTGCTCATCCTTGGCGCCGCTTCATAATCCGGCTAATCTAGCTGGAATTTTTGGCTGTCGGAAGTTATTTCCTCAGATACCACAGGTAGCAGTTTTTGATACTGCTTTTCATCAGAGTATATCCAAAATTGCCTATACGTATGCTATAAACAATAGTTATTATAAGAAACATAAGGTAAGAAAATATGGATTCCATGGAAGCTCGCACCAGTTTGTCGCTAATCAAGCAGCTAAGCTTCTTAAACGCCGATTATCCAAGTTAAAGTTAATTACTTGTCACTTAGGGAACGGTTGCAGTATAGCTGCTATTGATAAAGGTAAATGCGTAGATACTTCGATGGGTTTTACTCCCCTAGAGGGCTTAGTGATGGGAACTCGTTCCGGCGATATAGATGTAGCTGCTGTTTTTTATATTATGAAGAAGGAAAAGCTATCGGTCTCAGAAATGGATCGGATTTTAAATAAAGAAAGTGGGCTTCTAGGTGTTTCAGGGATAAGTAATGATTTTCGTTTGATTCAAAAGGCAATGGTTCGAGGTTCAAAGAGTGCTAAATTAGCTTATCAGGTTTTTGTTCATAGAATCAAAAAATATATCGGAGCTTATCTTTTTATTTTAGGCGGAGCCGACGCGATCTGTCTTACCGGAGGCATTGGTGAGAACTCTCAAAGAGTGATCGATGGTTTAAGAAGGGATGTTTCAAAGTTTTTAAGAAAGAAAACAGAAGTTTTAGTTATCCCTACTGATGAAGAGCTAATGATAGCGCACTTGGCTTTAGAAACCGTAAAGCCAAAATTAAAAAAGAGGAAGAAAAAATGA
- the ugpC gene encoding sn-glycerol-3-phosphate ABC transporter ATP-binding protein UgpC, whose product MAEVVLKNITKSYASGADAVKDINLKVEDKEFVVLVGPSGCGKSTTLRMIAGLEQPTKGEIYVADKLVNEVPAKDRDIAMVFQNYALYPHMNVYNNMAFALKLRNYSREDIDTRVKDAAEILGISALVDRRPRQISGGERQRVAVGRAIVRKPQVFLFDEPLSNLDAKMRVQMRTEIHKLHLKIQTTMIYVTHDQTEAMTLGDRIAVMKDGEILQFDTPLNVYDNPVSKFVAGFIGSPPMNFMNGKMVKDDSGLYFDEGSFRVRALDEMYEKLNAYAGKDIIFGIRPENIYDKLFASYATADNTLSVLCEVMETMGSQNHLHFSTGKHTLIAVVEASNKPSIGSMVEVVFDMRKVHFFDPSNERIIV is encoded by the coding sequence ATGGCTGAAGTAGTTTTAAAAAATATCACTAAATCTTACGCTAGCGGAGCTGACGCGGTTAAAGATATAAACCTTAAAGTAGAGGATAAGGAGTTTGTAGTTTTAGTTGGTCCCTCTGGTTGCGGTAAATCGACTACTTTGAGGATGATTGCCGGCCTTGAGCAGCCAACCAAAGGCGAAATTTATGTCGCTGATAAATTAGTAAATGAAGTTCCGGCAAAGGATAGGGATATTGCCATGGTTTTTCAAAACTATGCTCTTTATCCTCATATGAACGTTTACAATAATATGGCTTTTGCTCTGAAGTTACGTAACTATTCTCGTGAAGATATAGATACTCGGGTTAAAGATGCTGCTGAGATTTTGGGAATAAGTGCCTTAGTTGATAGAAGACCGCGACAAATTTCCGGTGGTGAACGCCAGAGAGTTGCCGTCGGAAGAGCAATCGTCCGGAAACCTCAAGTATTCCTTTTTGATGAACCCTTGAGTAATCTTGATGCTAAGATGCGGGTTCAGATGCGAACTGAGATTCATAAGCTTCATTTAAAAATTCAGACCACAATGATTTATGTAACTCACGATCAAACTGAGGCTATGACTTTAGGAGATCGAATTGCAGTAATGAAGGATGGTGAGATTTTACAATTTGATACACCGCTGAATGTTTATGATAATCCAGTCAGTAAGTTTGTTGCCGGATTTATTGGTTCACCGCCAATGAACTTTATGAATGGTAAAATGGTTAAAGATGATTCTGGTCTTTATTTTGACGAAGGAAGTTTTCGGGTCAGAGCTTTAGATGAGATGTATGAAAAGCTAAATGCTTATGCCGGAAAAGACATTATTTTTGGAATACGTCCAGAAAATATTTACGATAAACTTTTTGCTTCTTATGCAACTGCCGATAATACCCTAAGTGTCCTTTGTGAGGTTATGGAAACTATGGGTTCGCAAAACCATCTTCATTTCTCTACCGGAAAACACACCCTGATAGCTGTAGTTGAAGCCTCTAATAAACCTTCTATCGGAAGTATGGTTGAAGTAGTTTTCGATATGAGGAAAGTCCATTTTTTTGATCCTTCAAACGAACGTATCATTGTATAA
- a CDS encoding phosphate acetyltransferase — MDEIIKKLWGRAKSDPKVIVFPESQDERVIEAVKRIEQEKIAKPLLLTPDNLKPEHQEEFASIFFERKKAKGVTFEEARELMNNPLYYGAMMTRYGSADGLVAGAAYTTSSVLRAVLGCLEIDKSAGVLSSAFIMIVPNCSYGENGVFVFADCSVIPQPSSGQLANIAISSARFTSKVLGVTPRVAFLSFSTKGSAKNKSIQKVKEAVEIAKSKNSGFSIDGELQADSALVPEIAARKLSESEVAGRANVLIFPDLDSGNICYKLTQRLANARAIGPIILGTVQPCSDLSRGCDVNDIVDCAAVTVIRAQEKSKTAKR; from the coding sequence ATGGATGAAATTATCAAGAAACTATGGGGTCGGGCAAAAAGTGATCCTAAGGTAATAGTTTTTCCGGAAAGCCAGGATGAACGAGTTATTGAGGCGGTTAAGCGCATTGAACAGGAAAAAATAGCCAAACCTTTACTACTTACTCCGGATAATCTTAAGCCAGAACATCAGGAAGAGTTTGCTAGTATTTTTTTTGAACGCAAGAAGGCAAAAGGGGTTACTTTTGAAGAGGCCCGAGAGCTCATGAATAATCCTTTATACTATGGGGCGATGATGACTCGCTATGGCAGCGCCGATGGTCTTGTTGCCGGAGCCGCATACACCACTTCCTCGGTTTTAAGAGCAGTCCTTGGCTGTTTGGAGATTGATAAGAGTGCGGGGGTGCTTTCTAGTGCTTTTATCATGATTGTTCCTAATTGTTCTTATGGTGAGAATGGTGTTTTTGTTTTTGCTGACTGTAGTGTGATACCTCAGCCGAGCAGCGGGCAGCTTGCAAATATTGCTATTTCCAGCGCTAGATTTACAAGTAAAGTACTTGGGGTTACACCTCGGGTTGCATTTTTAAGTTTTTCAACCAAAGGAAGCGCTAAGAATAAGTCAATTCAAAAGGTGAAAGAGGCGGTCGAAATTGCCAAATCTAAGAATAGTGGATTTTCAATTGATGGAGAGCTTCAGGCTGACAGTGCTTTAGTACCTGAAATTGCCGCCAGAAAGCTTAGTGAAAGTGAAGTTGCCGGAAGAGCTAATGTTTTAATTTTCCCCGATTTAGATTCCGGAAATATTTGCTATAAGCTGACCCAGCGTTTAGCCAATGCTAGAGCGATTGGCCCGATTATTTTAGGAACCGTGCAACCTTGTAGTGATTTATCGCGCGGCTGTGACGTTAATGATATCGTTGACTGTGCTGCAGTTACCGTAATAAGAGCTCAGGAAAAAAGCAAAACAGCTAAGAGATAA
- a CDS encoding flippase-like domain-containing protein — protein MSKKKNFFLIFKVVVTIAILFALFKLVPYQKIIEVFKDSNKIYLFYAALIFFSCYFIAACRWRFLLSSLGVDMSFKEVFYAFFSGLFFNLFFPSFVAGDVFRSMSISYRHGSAKKVASSVLMDRFSGAIALVSVSAIAYFFGRDILNDPQIIVAIAILCLIIVFSSLVIFNRKVFLFLTKIFRKNDAIEEKIISFHDQLYFFKNNPKVLLKSLYFSVPMQMLTAISFFIASRAFGVEVSIVNFLILVPIIMAIAMIPITIAGAGTREASAVYFFSLIGIEKSIGLGISLLNLILMIVVGILGGIFYVSVYHRWLQSHSPSKKS, from the coding sequence ATGTCTAAGAAGAAGAATTTCTTTCTAATTTTTAAAGTTGTTGTAACTATAGCAATTCTCTTTGCTCTTTTTAAGCTAGTACCCTATCAGAAAATAATCGAAGTTTTCAAAGATTCAAATAAAATATATCTTTTTTATGCTGCACTTATTTTCTTTAGTTGTTATTTTATTGCTGCCTGTCGTTGGCGCTTTCTTCTTTCTTCTCTAGGCGTTGACATGTCTTTTAAAGAAGTTTTCTATGCTTTTTTCTCAGGTCTGTTTTTTAATTTATTTTTTCCGTCTTTTGTTGCCGGTGATGTATTTAGAAGCATGAGTATTTCCTATCGCCACGGCTCAGCAAAAAAAGTTGCCTCGTCGGTGCTGATGGATAGATTCAGTGGTGCGATAGCTTTGGTTTCAGTTTCGGCGATAGCCTATTTTTTCGGCAGAGATATTTTGAATGACCCTCAGATAATTGTAGCCATAGCTATTCTTTGTTTGATAATTGTGTTTTCGTCTTTAGTAATATTTAATCGGAAAGTCTTTTTATTTTTAACTAAGATTTTTAGAAAAAATGATGCGATTGAAGAGAAAATTATTTCTTTTCATGATCAGCTTTATTTTTTCAAAAATAACCCCAAGGTGCTTTTAAAAAGTTTGTATTTTTCGGTGCCGATGCAGATGCTAACTGCCATCAGTTTTTTTATTGCTTCTCGAGCATTTGGAGTAGAGGTGAGTATTGTTAATTTTTTAATTTTAGTTCCGATAATTATGGCAATAGCGATGATTCCAATTACGATTGCCGGAGCCGGCACCCGAGAGGCCTCAGCAGTTTACTTTTTTTCTCTAATCGGAATAGAAAAAAGCATTGGATTGGGAATATCTTTACTTAACCTCATTCTTATGATAGTTGTTGGAATCTTAGGGGGTATTTTTTATGTTAGTGTATATCATCGATGGCTACAATCTCACTCACCGAGTAAAAAGTCTTAA
- a CDS encoding FAD-dependent oxidoreductase: MNDPKDLIIVGAGIAGVSAAIYAKRSGLDFLIFEPQAVGGQLLLMQDIDNYVGIGLGLKGVQMAQTLVKTLDDLEIEVINERISKAEFEKDQVIFQSEDATYIAKTAIIATGASFKKLGLAKEAKFTGKGISYCAVCDGFFFKGKDVAVVGGGNTAVEEALYLSDIANKVTLIHRRDKLRSLDYLQKQLLAKDNVEIAYNSVVVEPKGKELLEEIIIEDNLTKDKRTIALQGLFVAIGINPATEIFKELVARDDKGFIITDQEMKSSCDLVWACGDCRKRPLKQLITAASEGATAALSAYKHIKGHYISS; this comes from the coding sequence ATGAACGATCCAAAAGATTTAATTATTGTGGGAGCCGGTATAGCCGGAGTAAGTGCAGCTATTTATGCTAAACGGTCTGGGCTCGATTTTTTAATTTTCGAGCCTCAAGCTGTTGGCGGACAACTTTTGCTTATGCAGGATATCGATAACTATGTCGGTATTGGCTTAGGTTTGAAAGGTGTCCAGATGGCTCAGACTTTAGTTAAGACTTTGGATGATTTAGAGATCGAGGTCATCAATGAACGAATAAGTAAAGCTGAATTCGAAAAGGATCAGGTTATTTTTCAATCAGAAGATGCTACTTATATTGCAAAAACAGCTATTATTGCAACTGGGGCTAGTTTTAAAAAATTAGGTTTGGCCAAAGAGGCTAAATTTACTGGCAAAGGTATATCTTATTGTGCGGTTTGTGATGGTTTCTTTTTTAAGGGAAAAGACGTAGCCGTGGTCGGCGGTGGTAATACAGCAGTTGAAGAGGCTTTGTATCTTTCGGACATTGCCAATAAAGTTACCCTTATTCATCGTCGCGATAAGTTAAGATCACTTGATTATTTACAGAAGCAGCTTTTGGCTAAAGATAATGTAGAGATTGCTTACAATAGTGTAGTGGTTGAGCCCAAGGGTAAGGAGCTATTAGAGGAAATCATTATTGAAGATAACCTAACTAAAGATAAGCGTACCATAGCTTTACAGGGGTTATTTGTTGCAATCGGCATTAATCCAGCAACTGAAATTTTTAAAGAGTTGGTAGCAAGAGACGATAAAGGTTTTATAATCACCGATCAGGAAATGAAGAGTTCTTGCGATTTAGTTTGGGCTTGTGGCGATTGCCGCAAGCGTCCCCTAAAGCAGCTGATAACGGCAGCCTCAGAAGGTGCTACAGCTGCCCTCAGCGCCTATAAGCACATTAAAGGTCATTATATAAGTTCCTAA
- a CDS encoding sensor domain-containing diguanylate cyclase yields the protein MIFIVVCKIRTFIISQHQGEFENFDEKINILNKSIEEKNKILNSFPKKSERASFLFDISKSLIELIELEEIFNSLIKILEKLFPEADSILIFSFDKEGGALELKHSLKRKFNTIKEKKGSSLDNWVLHQNRSLLIEDITKDFRFDASKLTAYYERRAHSFVLSPLSVGRRSLGLVRIESQRPGEFSLDDSRLLRNVCDLGVVVLERSVLFKKIKELATKDALTGLFVRSYFSEYFSRELKLIQRQNGRLGLIMLDIDDFKKINDTHGHVVGDLVIVKLADILQKSLTKRSGIVSRFGGEEFTLLLLEISLKELVACAEEIRYAVAAANLAFRRKKIQFTVSLGAALYPDNATTPTGLIEEADRALYKAKREGKNKTCYSGQ from the coding sequence GTGATATTTATAGTTGTCTGCAAGATCCGAACTTTTATTATTTCTCAGCATCAAGGTGAATTTGAGAATTTTGATGAAAAAATAAATATTTTAAATAAAAGCATCGAAGAGAAAAATAAGATTTTGAACTCGTTTCCTAAAAAAAGTGAGCGAGCTTCCTTCCTTTTTGATATTTCTAAGAGTTTAATTGAACTAATTGAACTGGAAGAAATTTTTAATTCATTAATTAAAATCCTGGAAAAACTTTTTCCCGAAGCCGACAGTATTTTGATTTTCAGTTTTGACAAGGAAGGCGGGGCCTTAGAGCTTAAGCACTCTCTGAAACGTAAATTTAATACGATAAAAGAGAAAAAAGGCAGTAGCTTGGATAACTGGGTATTACATCAAAATCGTTCGCTGTTGATTGAAGATATTACTAAAGATTTTCGTTTCGATGCATCTAAGCTTACGGCTTATTATGAGCGTCGAGCACATTCATTCGTTTTAAGTCCTTTGTCGGTTGGCCGCAGGTCATTGGGGTTGGTGCGGATTGAAAGCCAAAGGCCAGGGGAGTTTTCTTTAGACGATTCAAGGCTCCTGCGGAATGTTTGTGATTTGGGCGTAGTGGTTCTGGAGCGTTCAGTTCTTTTTAAAAAAATTAAGGAGTTAGCCACCAAGGATGCTTTAACCGGACTATTTGTGCGTAGTTATTTTTCAGAGTATTTTTCGAGAGAATTAAAACTTATTCAGCGCCAAAACGGTAGGCTAGGCCTGATTATGCTTGATATTGATGATTTCAAAAAAATAAACGATACTCATGGTCATGTAGTGGGTGATTTGGTTATAGTGAAATTAGCTGACATTTTGCAAAAGAGTCTCACTAAAAGATCCGGTATAGTTTCTCGGTTTGGTGGAGAAGAGTTTACATTGCTTTTGCTTGAAATCAGCCTTAAAGAGCTTGTTGCTTGCGCTGAGGAAATTCGTTATGCAGTCGCGGCAGCCAATTTAGCATTTCGCAGAAAGAAAATTCAGTTTACAGTTTCTTTAGGGGCGGCTCTTTATCCGGACAATGCTACAACGCCTACTGGATTAATTGAGGAGGCCGATCGAGCACTCTATAAGGCTAAACGGGAGGGTAAGAACAAGACGTGTTATTCTGGACAGTAA
- a CDS encoding DUF3808 domain-containing protein, which translates to MDKRAQIKSLGLLSFFLFLSFNLCAQDFLDEPIFSPVADKVSQYPASSILYKQYLENGNHYLDQGLYREAKELFWKAIHLYPQNPDAYINLGTAHMRQEDLDSALRILKDAEGLVSQDYQQIEILFYNLGKCNFLKEDYHQAIFYLEKALAEFSDFAQARYYLGVSYYRLGQNEKAFVNIFMAAEMFDKNGDQATSLEVRQFLRNIQGTQNIDRVSLAKSLFGDAQVALANQELSRAIVLMKESIFLNPNDANVYYELALIYSRENAFHNAIIYLNKAIEVDPGFTKAYLGLNQAYRKVEKYDSAVEILKAAADLDKENPLIYYNMALASIEGHDFNTARRYLTEAELGALANKDDLLLEKINVAYGLIEQYKQAKTKPPFFPKKITRKPSETLYPYHSLPGNSGNFSGGYFVVQRSTEDEQKKSKSHRTTLEY; encoded by the coding sequence ATGGATAAAAGAGCTCAAATAAAAAGTTTAGGTTTATTATCATTTTTTTTGTTTTTAAGTTTTAATTTATGCGCTCAAGATTTCCTTGATGAGCCGATATTTTCTCCGGTTGCCGATAAGGTCTCCCAATACCCCGCTTCTTCAATTCTTTATAAACAGTACTTAGAAAATGGTAATCATTATCTAGATCAAGGTCTCTATCGTGAAGCAAAAGAACTATTCTGGAAGGCGATACATCTGTATCCTCAAAATCCCGATGCTTATATAAATTTAGGAACTGCTCATATGCGTCAAGAGGATCTCGACAGCGCTTTGAGAATTTTAAAAGATGCAGAAGGGCTTGTTAGTCAGGATTATCAGCAGATCGAAATTCTTTTTTATAATTTAGGAAAGTGTAATTTTTTAAAAGAGGATTACCATCAGGCAATCTTTTACCTTGAGAAAGCTTTGGCTGAGTTTTCTGACTTTGCCCAAGCTAGATATTATTTAGGAGTTAGCTATTATCGATTGGGCCAGAATGAAAAGGCTTTCGTGAATATATTTATGGCTGCTGAGATGTTTGATAAAAATGGTGATCAGGCTACGAGCTTAGAGGTAAGACAATTTTTAAGAAATATTCAGGGTACTCAAAATATTGATCGAGTTTCTTTAGCCAAGAGTCTTTTTGGTGATGCTCAGGTAGCTTTAGCTAATCAAGAACTAAGTCGGGCCATTGTTTTAATGAAGGAGAGTATATTTTTAAATCCCAATGATGCTAATGTCTACTATGAGCTGGCACTTATTTACTCGCGAGAAAATGCCTTCCATAATGCAATTATTTATTTGAATAAGGCAATTGAAGTTGATCCTGGTTTTACTAAGGCTTACTTGGGCCTTAATCAAGCTTATCGCAAGGTAGAAAAATATGATTCAGCAGTTGAAATTCTCAAAGCAGCCGCAGACCTTGATAAGGAAAATCCTTTAATTTATTATAATATGGCTCTTGCTTCCATTGAGGGTCATGACTTTAATACCGCAAGAAGATATCTAACTGAAGCGGAATTGGGCGCTTTAGCTAACAAAGATGATCTTTTGCTTGAGAAGATAAACGTTGCCTATGGTTTGATTGAGCAATATAAGCAGGCAAAAACTAAGCCACCCTTCTTTCCTAAGAAAATCACGCGTAAACCGAGCGAGACTCTTTATCCTTATCATTCGCTACCAGGCAATTCTGGTAACTTTAGTGGTGGCTATTTTGTTGTCCAGCGTTCTACTGAGGATGAGCAAAAGAAGTCAAAAAGTCATCGGACAACCCTTGAATATTAA